The Oryza brachyantha chromosome 7, ObraRS2, whole genome shotgun sequence genomic interval CAACAATCTTGGCAACAATGGCGGTCTGGTGGAGAGCCTCATTTCATCACCTATTATGGGCTAGCTCCGTTAAGAgctgtttttttccttatttttatcATGTCTAGATTTTTACTCTtgcttatataaaataaaactgcCACTTGTTCTACTGGTTTGGTTTCAAAATACATGCCATTGTAGGCTAGCATAAAAGATTTTGTAATCTACATGTACTTAATTCATATTAAAGTGTAAAtagctaataaataataaagagtAATTATTTTAGAGTACATAATTACTGTTgtctaattagaaatatttcagaaaatatttaaactaaagtagcaattgtaaaaaaaatcacatctgAAAATCAACAATGCCTGCAAAATTATGCTTCTTACCATCTAattagagaaattttatggttttaaaGAAAGCAAGAggtactaaatattttatatgtgtaaaattttggtaactcgGTTTATTTAGTAACCATAAGTAGTAAGTTTCCATAttagaaaaatgatatatcaagccatgagatgataaatttcTCATCTAACATTATTCCCGCTGGGTCGCGTGGGTCCATGAACGCCCTGCAATTAACGTATCCAATAGGTTGCATCACACACTATACAATTGAATTCTGCAGGCCTGTGCATTTTGCTTAGACTCACAACTCACGAGCCAACCAATTAAattcaataataaataatgagAAATCCAGTGctttaagaaaaaagagaagcgTGTGCACCCCTAACAGATAGGCACGGTGAGTTCTAAAGTATCTGgccaatttattaaaaaggattTCTCGGCAATTTTGCTACCAAATAACAAAACTCATGTTCGTCCAGGAGTGTAAGTTAACTAAACTCTCTCGTTTTTTatgcgcacgctttccgaactgctaaacgcaaaattttctacaagaaagttgttttaaaaatcatattaatctattttatattttttaataattaataattaattaattatgtattaatctattacacGTTTTTCATGCCTGGGTAACTTAACTTACCACCTTAAAAACGCGGCCTCGGACTATCCAATGTTGCTCCTCATACAATTCTAATAAATTAACAAAATGGATACGAGAAAAAGGTACTTGTCTGCAGCATTATATCATATACACCCTCCGTAAAAAAAGAACCTAGTACCGAATATCACACATGCTACTATGAGAAATCTGGACAGAGATATGCGTGGTACTGCATGGCATATCCAACACTAGGTTAACATTTTATATAACGGTGGGAGTAAGACTATCAATAATCTAGTAGGATGCTGATCTTAAGCCACTTGTTGTGAACTTAATATTGTCTGAATGGTTAAATTCATAACAATAATTAACCATCGAAAATTCATACTGACAATTCGTTATCCTACAAATATTTCGCTGGAGAACTTAATCCTAAGAAAACACTAAATCAGTTTACCCCTTAGCTAAAGAATATGGCTCATTTTACGTCACAACAATTAATGGGAGGACCAGGGTAGCATATAAAGATATTAGGAGGGTCATCACTTGGCTTTTTCGGTGGAAAAAGCAAAACGGtgtattagtaaaaaaataatttgtgaataaaacttttatatatgtgttcatggagatctaaaagaaaatactgaaaataaactataatgaaaaccctaaaaattaagtttaaatttatgattaaaaattcaaattcattcGTTAGCGACGGATATCTTGAGATTTGTTTTAAGAAAATCAGAGCACTTGAATATTCAGATGCTTGCCCATGCATTGGTGTGGGCTACCTTCCTGGTTTTATattgttctattttttatttgatatcattAATTTTCGTCGTATTTTttacaagtatataaaattataagttatgctTATGATAAACTAAtgcataattatgtaattttttaataagacaaacgatTCAATGTAGATCTGAAATTAAAtgacgtcaaaaaaaaaagagtggaGGGAGCATAATTTCTTGTTTTGAGCTGAGCAAGCTTTTTATAACGTGCAGATGTACGTATATTCCACTATCTATAAACTGTTGAGGTAGaaccaaaaggaaaaagaaaaaaaaaaacccccgCCTTCTCTGTTTTCCGAGTGAATTTTAAACTCTGATTAAGGATGGTATTAGGATAAGGGAAATACTAGCGTCTATAGCTCCGGCGTGCCTGTTATTtcaagggttaattagatacatgctattataaatttatcagttttaaaatatatcattacaatTCGACTAAATGTgaagatgccattataattttagaactattttagatatgTCATTTTTAGACCAAATTACCCTTTACACATGCCAAGGGCACAGTAAACAACAGATTAGCAATATGGTCCAAAAAAATAGGTATGGAGTGACATATTTCtaatagttctgaaattataatgacatccttacaattagttgaattataatggtatattttaaagctagcaaatttataatagcatggatctaattaatccTTATTTCAAATACTACGTACCTAGCTCTACATTAGTTGCAGAAATACGGACACAcaacgcagcagcagcacaccaCATATCTCATTTCGAAAGCACAGAGGACTGCCAGTTTAATTTTGAGCTCATTACGTTGGCAAGTGACAAATCCAGAACAAAAATTACCGATATTCCTATACATAAcataacacatataatattcttattttcaataaatgatataattaatatatagactaaaataactaatattatAATTCTACCCGGGTCCGGTGACCCCGGGTAGCACGACGTAGGCACGCCCAGGCACCCGAGACGATACAAACTGAAACTGATGAACTTTTTACCCGATTCGTGCATACTAATACGCCTTCAGtcatgtatatgtttttttttttgaaatcctCGTCCAGCcaaagtaattattttttcgaaAGATATAAATTAACGAGCTTGACCCTAATGTTTTGGGCAAATAAAAACTGAGCACATGCATCCAAGTTTACTAAAACCAGCACTTTCATATCATTAGGCTCatgtaaaacaaattatttagaCGAGGTAATTAAGTGATCGAGTTATGTCTTTTTATCTGAAATATCAAACGAATTTGGTTTGTATGAGAAAATATAATCCATGCTCTGCTAAGCAGCCAGCACTAGTTTGATGCGAACAGCGGCCGTCGAGACCTGAGAGCGCTCATAGCAATTGCAGTTTTACAACTTCCATGTAATCCAATCAGCAAGAAGCAGAGCATCGAAAAGATGCAAAGACTTCCAAGTCCATGCAAGATACCATGCATAATAGTAGAGCTGTAGAGGACACATTCTTATGATATGAATTCACATTAATTCCCAATCATAAATTCGTGTATACATCGCATAGAGATTAAGCATTCTTGCGACAACAATAATCCTGTACaactcaaccaagattaatcgAGGAAAATCCAGCTAAAAACACTAATAATTGCAGTGCCTGCATGGCTGCATCATTACAGACTTGCAGTGCCTTCCACTGTCTTGCTAAATGAAACTAGCTAGAGCCTCCTGCTCTCTTTCGCTCCTCGTCCATCAGCAGTCGCAGAGATTCCATTTCCCGGCGACGGTCGCCGGTCTCGCGCCGCCCTTGTCCGCCGACTTGAAGCATCGTGGCGCGGCGGCTTTGGTAGTTACGGTGGAAGCGGCggacggcgcggccggcggtaTCACCTTAACTTTGTCCGTGGCAACGCGGACGGGGCGGAATGGATCGTCGAGCGGGAACTTCACCTTGTAGACGACGTCGAGGAagccgtcctcctcgtcggagACGACGACCGCGTCGAGGCTGAGCACGAGGTGGGTCCCCGAGCAGACCTCCCCGACACGAGTGCGCACGCTCACCTGCGTGCCCTTCTTGATCATCGgcagcttggcggcggcggcggcggctgatgGCGTGGGGCGTCTCGAAGGGACGGGAGCCGGCAGGGCCAAGACGATGGAGCGCTCGTCGGCGGATGAAGGCAGGACGACGCGCGCCCCgggagccgcggcggcgctgcatGGCGCGGGCGCCGGTGAtttcgtcggcggcgacgaggaggaggagggatggTGTGGAGCGGTGGCCGACTTCTTCGCGACACGTCCCGTGGGCGCGagctccttcctcctcctcctggtcTCCATCTCGCGGCGGAGCCTTCTGATGCCGGCGGATTGCACCATCATGGAAGGCATGGCGTGGCGCGGTGGAAACTGTGGATCGATCAGTGGCCGCGCTTGCTCCGGCACTTGGCAAATCGAAGAGCGCGCAAGTGCGAAGGAGAAGCGAGGTGATGGGAGTAGTACCTAGGTGCGTTGGTGAAGAGATGATGAGTTGAGACGCGCGACAGTTTATAGCCCGCGGTCTCGACTCTCCCAGATCGAGTCGGAGTCGGAGTCGGAGTCACTTCTTTCCCGCCATCTCTCTCTGCTCGCAGACGCTCTCTGCATCGATCACGCCTTCTCACGCATCCTAAAGCACATTATACATAATTACATACCTCTAAAATGGAGTAGTGCTGTTGTAATATTTTGGTCCATGTCTCTCTACGTATACTCCTGTATTCCAGAAAGACGCACCTCATTCATCAACGATTTAGTGCATCGTTGAATCAGGCATCATTATAGAAATTTAATATAACCATAACGTGAattacacctttttttttaaaatgtcaACAAAGCTTCTCAATGCAGGCTAGATCAGATTTCCTTTGTGTACCAGGCTTTTAGTAGTGTATTGAAATAATTCGTCATGAAACCAatgtaattagtttatcaTTGTTTCTTTCTTATCATGTGCTCTTTGCCGAATCTAAGCGTGCCGGGGTGGGCCATGCACCCCTATTGGGCCGTCTAACACCCATCTCCCGGTGGATGTGCTAAAGCCCAACATTCGGAAAATAAAGACGACGCAACCGCTTCTCCCTGAAGCCTCGTCCATTCGAATTTCAACACGATGCAGTCGAAGCGTACTGGATTGAGATCATCTTGAGTAAAGTCAGATGAACAACGAGCACCTCATCctcactgtccaacgttattTATGAGCTTATATGTCAGTCTCTTGGTCCAGTGACTATGAATAACGTTCCTCCTTTCAATTCAAAGTTGGATCTGCTCTTGGTCGTAGTATAATATCTCTGGTCAAAATCAGTTAAAATGAGTAAAAGAAGTCCCTTCATACCCTAGCTCTTACACTCATTCTTCCTGATAAGGGTCTTCCTTCCCCCAGCTTATGCCGGCCATGCAACAATATCATGACACAACTACACGCCGTCACGCGCACCCAGCTCCCAGAAGTTTCTGTTGGGAGACACAGACAAAAACGAAAATTACATTTACATATTGCATTTAGGCCGCATTCGTTTGTCCCTcgtaaattaacttacccctTGTTTTTCATACGCACGCTTTTCGATCTACTaaactgtgtattttttatttttacaaaagttttatataagaaagttatttaaaaaaatcatattaatctattttatattttttaataattaataattaattatgtattaatctattgctatgtttttcgtgtcagagataagttaatttatccccTCAAGCCAAAGCGGCCTTAATCTATCTCCTGCGAAACGGCCCAATAGATTTTTCTCACAACTGTTTAAATGAGACACATGTGAATTATAGTACTCTTGTCAAATAGGTGCAAGTGCCTTGTTTTggttatttggtttttctagaatgtttttgttttttgataaaaagaaTACTCATagggggtgattatttggtttttctaaaaaacaaacaacatatttacgaATGAAGaatagtaaataaaacatttatatacatgttctacTTCTttatgatctaaaaataaagactaaaaataaactaagataaaaaattctaaaatcaattcaaaatattgaaaatttaaattttgacttataagcatttcagaaacgaaaagacgagggtgaTAATATATTTCAGGTCTTACTTGTGTTTCTCATTCAACAATACTGCACAATATATATCCATAGTACCGCGTAGGTCCAAGGGGTAATCGTTTggccatatatttataaataaaaaataatttatgaataaaacttttatatatgttcttagcgatctaaaagaaaataataaaatataaaatataataaaagacTCAAAATGAATctaaatttaacattaaaaattcaattttttatttataagtataacaaAACGAAATGACGAGACTACAAAATATTGTGCATTGTAGTCACACTTTTGGAGTCGGTcgctaatgatttttttacctaCTTTGCATGGCATCAAGGCATGCTACTACTAGGCATCATGGTTAATTTACTTGTTAAGTGCTTCATGCTTTATGTGTTTCTACACGGTCTATGCATGTACGTTTTGCTTATTTCATTTCATAGATGATTTTGTTTGCCCCTTATTGAGTTTCACTTCATTCCGTATGGGACTACACTAGATGCAGAGACCTTAATTGAAATCATCTTtcttattcagaaaaaaaaatacatttacaCACGTCACATAGACAGAGAAGCCCTTCTTAATTACCATGATACAATTAGCTtaggagcaattttaccattctttaCAAGATACCAGAACATATCatagttttttatgtaaaattttgatagctCTTAATATCTTATATACTAgaagtatcaaattttacgtaaAAAACAATTCTATCTCATGGTATCtctttaaagataaaaaaatgctcttagCTTATTGTTTCGCATTCTTATGACAAGAATCTTGTACACAAAACTCAAACAAGAATCGATCATATCGCCTATCTACCACCTACATGCCTCCTCCTACATCGCAGTGCCTTGATTCCACTACCTAATACATGCTTAAGACCACTGACCACCTCATGCCATCGAGCCACATGAACACCCGAGAACTTGCCCAGATCTTGAGCTGCCAAATGTATGGTTCTCGAGATGCTTCCCATCATCCTGCCAGCCCGAGCGCGCACGCTCGCCTGCACgcccttctttttcttgttcggtttcccgtcgccggcgccggccgccgacgtcgcggggcggcgccgcgacggcgccacgggcacggcggcgggccgCTCGTGGGTCCGTGTCGTCGTCTTCAGCGACGCGGCGCCGTGGACCgggcagggcggcggcgggaggggcgcgCCGTGGACCGGGCAGGGctgcggcgggaggggcgccGCGAGCTCCGGCCTGCTCCTGTTGCTCCTCCTTCTCCTACTCATCTCGATCTCTTGGCTGATCCTCCGTCTGCCGGCGCATGTCGCCATCATGTAAGGCATGCACGTTGCCTGTGGTATCGGGCGGGTACGTCCGATCGGCTCGCGCGCGatcgatcgccgccgccgccgccggcgccccgcgcgcgcctggTTAATTTGGATCGAAACAGCGTCAGCGAGAGAAATCGAAGGAAGAGGTGCGGTGCTGCAAGAGGGAGGCGATTGAGAGATACTAGCAATGGCGGCCGCGATATATAGCTACAGGCGCCGCCGTGTACGTTGGCGTGCTCGAGCAACGGAGTCCGAGTCTGAGTgggaggcgcgcggcggagcgccGAAAGCAGCACTTaggccgggccgggccgggccggcaGAACAGATTCAAGATGGGCTGAGACGACACCATACTACTTACCAGGCCGAGGCCCAAAACTGCGAAACGGCTCTCGCAATGCTGTCTCGTCATTGGATACGTTGATTTTGCCTTTTTCATACCGAAGCTTAACGAGTGGTCTCTTCCGCCGGTAGCATTATACCGTCACAATCGATCTGGACCGTCGGTTTGCAAGGGTTGCAAATTTCCCAATTTACTAGCCCAGTGATTATAGGTAATATTAGTACTTAGAATTTTGCCAATTCTTCGTAATATGTTTTATCTATTCTTTCCATTCCAcgttatcagagtttctttcATTGCGTAGATTCATTTACgcgctaataaatctaaacatatagataaaatatatacatttatacatgaatgaatttagataaaactaaaaagtcttataatataaaactgattgactatattttatctattcttTATACGAGGTTTTTACGGATCGTTGCCTAGGAGATACTCAGTGCCACATCCTTCTACATTAATGTGGCACATCCTTAGCGGGTCTGGTGCTTAATAATTTCTTGTTCATGTGAGTACATCTGATCATCCAAAAAACTACGTCTAGCTAATCAATGAGCTTGGAGAATACAGCTGTGGAGACGACGAAAATTTGATAAAGGTCAAACTCCTTACCTAAGCGAAAACAGATCAAAACCACGTCGTTCCTACTtactcctttcttttcttacaTATGATCATCAAACTGAATAATATTcgcttatgaaaaaaaaatctcacagAACAGCCTGCAGAAGACGGTTAATTACTCGTATATATAAATAGCATATATTACCACTGCCATCCCGGCACAACAACATACATAGGCATACACAGCCTACACAAGTTTCTGTTGGGCACAAGGCAATACAATTACACATCAATCATGCAtacgcacacacacacagagggAGGATCACTCCAACACCTGCTTAATCACCAGGTCACAATAGCCTAGGGTTATTTCTGGCAGACGACATAGATAGATAGGTAGCAGTAGCACATTATACCTCCAGCTAGCGATCGAGCTCTTCCTAtacgtagcagcagcagcaagcaataCAGGGAGACGATCACACTGCCGGTTAGTATAGCAGCAGCACACAAGGATACATATGTAGACGTAGAATACTTCGTAGATTCATGAATAATGCAGGTAGTGGTAGATAGATGGATGGATAGATGGGCGTAGATATGcagtatagtagtagtagtagcagcagcagcagcacgcgaGCATGGCTTAACTTGTTAATTTGCATGACAGAAGAGAGGGAGCATGCTTTAGGTTTATCTGATCTGGAACGGGCCCGGGCCCGGCCCCGGGCCAGGGTGGCCCCGGCCGTCGTGGTCGGCGCCGTTGCGGCAGTTCTCGCCGCTGCGGCCGGCGTGCGTGTCCGCCGCGCTCTTCCGGCGGCGTTCGTTGTGGCCGGTCAGCCGGTTGCGGCAGCTCTTCTTCATGTCGTCGAACGCCTCGAGCTCATGGAACCTGCACAATACACACGGCAAACACACGCGCGCGCCCAATATGGTATTATATGCGTATTCTTAgaaatctaaaagctaatataaaaaataaattttggtaaaaaatttctaacactaacttcaaatttaagattaaaattaaaattttatattataaacataaactaagCGAGAAGATGGTGTCCCAAATGACAGCAACAGCAAGCCAGCTATCTGTAGCTTAGCTAGGTAGTAGTAGCATGTGTCTGTGAGGCAGTGActatcatgcatatatatatactcttgtcaAATCGATCGGAGAAGAGGTGAGAGGTACGCGTTGCATTTAACTCCAGTCACCGAAAGCAAGCTTATTTGCTAGCTCGGCATGCCTCCGGACAGGCAAGGGTTTTACTGCCGGAATCTGCCTGCTGTGCTAGGCAGTGCACCGtgcacatgcatgtgcatgcagAAAGAAAAGCAGATGAGTACTAGTCCTACTAGAAAAGCAAAGCTTGAGGGGTATCATTACATATATTGATCACTCTTTGCTACACTATTCAGGTATATAATTGTTGTGGATTTAGATATGTGTGATTtaaaaactttaactattaataatttttaaaatatttagtatgaacagaaaaaacaccatgagctagctataaaaggtaatttaataaaagtaaatatctatttatttattgcatatattttagtaGAAAATTTCCATTCAAAGATTTAAAAGACCGTATTACTgtctaaaacaataataattatcaAACTGTAGGGGAGTACAATCTAAATCACATCTGAAGAAGTATTCATTAACCCTACTTGTTTCAGATTAAAATAACACCTGAAGTAGAGAGAACAAGGGTTTTTCTCTTCTACTCCTCAGCTATCTTTTTcagcagaaataaaaagaataaacttGTTCAGATATGACAATAATCTCACTAAGGTTCTACTTCAGCTTGCACCTGAAGAGGTTCTAGAAACTTCATCCTTAGCAAGCACTTAAAGAATCCTAAGATGTACACATTTACTCCAAAGCAGATAGTGTCAGGGTGTCATTATTCACTCACACTGGAATGGTAATGATCATGTGGAGGAGTAACATGATCATTGTCCCTGCAAGGACACACTACTAAGCTAAAGGACCACAAAGTGTTTTGTTTGTTCCACTTAAGTTGCTCTCACTTATGAGCAATCAATAACTGCTGATGCAAGAGTCTTTTTCAAACCCATAAACAGCAGCAGGACAGCATGAACAAGGCCAGGCCAGCGACCAGCTGCATGCTCTGGCCAAAGAACTGGTCCGGTTTGGCTATGCATTAACTTTTCAACTAAACTAGGAAGCATCTTCCCATGATCATGTGGTGCGCATGAATCTGAAGCAGCGTCAGCTATCGATATCAAAGACCACTAAAGCAGAATAAAACCTAACAGTGGGATGACTCGCCTAACCTGGAAAAATGCCAACATGGCATCTGTTTGGAACATGCAACTGCAGTGTCATATGTTCCTAGTgatataaaacagagatagATAAGATAGCACAAGACACATAAAGCATCAGGAAATAGCAACCAGACGAGGTTTTGGCCGACAGTGAGCCAATCTAGACTGACAAACATCTTCTCACGGCATCAAACACACCATCCATAAATATACTAGCTAGATAGTAGTAGTAAAGATCTGCATGTTTGCAGCTGCAATTAGGGGCCAAATCAAGGAGCTGCCCTGGAGATGCAGAGCAAGTTGGATCTGGCCATTTTTTCAGCAAAGGCAGGACAGCCAAGTCAAGCTCTGATCTCCACCGACAAAGGAGATGAGTACTAGTAATTAGTAAAGTTTATGGCCACTACCCTTTCCAAGCAAGCAAGAATGGACAACGATGTCCACTATGGTCTATGCCTCGCTCTATATGGCGCACAAGCAAAGTGAAGAATCCTCTTAATGTGATGAAAACCTAGTTTCCTTATCCTACTTTTCACCACCCCTGCCGGAACAAAAGGATGCATAGTTACAGTGACAAGACCCAAGAACAGCGACTGCcactaattcatttttttatcgaGGGGAGATATCTTCACGACTTGTCTGAAATTACCAATAATCACAGGCAGTCTGACTTAAGAATCAAGGAGAGCAGGgccaaaaattttagcattAGATTGGAAGAATTGGTTGCTCGGAGAAGAATTTTAGCATGTAGCCCATGAATCAAGAAGAGTTCGTTGTTATTACCTTGGAGGCTTGGAGCCATGCATCCATGgagacgtacgtacgtacgaacAAATTCTTAATcttgaaattaaattaaagattTGCTTTTCGTGTGTATACCGAGCGCGAAATCGCAGCAGGAGGAGGTTTCGGCGAGCATGGCCTTACCGGCTGCATTGCTGGCAGAAGCGCTggcggaggccggcgacgagcacgACGGGTTCCTTGGAGTGCGTCTGGCACACCTTGTGCCTCCGGTTGTACTTCCCGGCCTCGGTGAGGTCGATGCCGCACCTCTCCACCTGGCACCTCGGCCCGACGCTGCCCGACGCGGCGCCACCAGCTCGACCGCCGCCcctcctcgtcgacgccgcggcCACCGAGTTGGAGTAGCTAGAGGAagcgccaccggcgccggcggcgcccgcggaggcggacgacgaggaggagcccACCACGGTCACCAGAgacggcgccaccaccaccgtgggcttcccctcctcctcctcctccaccacgcgaggcggcagcgccgccCTGCTGTCCCCGgcagccgccgcggcagcgAGCGCGGCCAtggacgccgccgacgaggacgaggacgacgaggaggacgacgagttCTTGCGGTGCCTGTCCCTGCGGTCCATGGTCGTGACTCGTGAGTGATCGAAGATGTAGCTGGCCGTGCTACTGTGCCCAGCCCTTGGGGGGAGATGGAACCGGTGGCTGGAGTGGAGCTAGGTAGCTAGCTCGAGCTCACGTTAGCTCATGAGTGGGAgtggtgggaggaggaggacgaggaggagaagaagagggcggggggggggggggggggggggggggggtgtggAAAAAGGTTGAAAGGGATATAAAGGCGGGTGCCGTGTGTGTGGAGGCAGGGCGCACATGTGGGTGCGGTACTACACGCTACGGCACAGTATACAGCAGgggacgtacgtacgtacgtgtatgTATAAGTTCGATGGGTCCGTATTTACCGAGAGAAAACGTATTTTCTTATGCTTTTAACtcctataaattaatttacaagcTAGTATCATATTGACTTTTACTCGTGACAGGCGTTgattagttgccaaaattttttgacaaaaacatcacgtcaaacgtttgaccggatatggAAAGGGGTTTTTAAAaacgaatgaaaaataaatttcagatacCGCCTGGAAACgacaagacgaatcttttgagtctaattaatccatccgtagtacatattggttactgtagcacttatggctaatcatgtcctaattagacttaaaagattcgttttataatttttctcttgactgtgtaattagttttaatattaatgtatatttaatcCATTAAacgtctaaagattcgataagatgtttttggaaaaagttttttgagaactaaacataCTAATAGTCGGTGACATATAGATGACTTCGATTGAACCATGATTCGGTAAGAAAGAGAGGGTGGTGGGCAGTAGATTTGGTGAGGGTATTGAGAACAGAACGGTTAACTCATAATTGAGGACTGATTTAGCACTGTTATTAATTGTACGAGGGCATGAGTCGATAAAGATGATGGATTGGTGAATGGCAGAAAAATGGATTGTCTTAAGATTATGAGAGAGAGGTGCAGGTATGAGAGTGATGAGATGGATATACAACAATCGTCTGATGCATCCGTACAATGTCAAAGGTGACTCTATTCAGGTGGTGGGAGGTGTTGCTTGCACGATGTAGCAAGTGAATCAGATGAACAGGCTCTAGTAGAGGAAGCCTGATGAAGAAAGGGTGGAGCGAATCCAGTATTTCAAACTACCCATTATATTATgaacaattttattatttttggaaagaTATCAGGAGgaatcactgttttctatctCTTAGTAACTTAGATACTggaa includes:
- the LOC121054883 gene encoding uncharacterized protein LOC121054883, whose product is MPSMMVQSAGIRRLRREMETRRRRKELAPTGRVAKKSATAPHLLPSSADERSIVLALPAPVPSRRPTPSAAAAAAKLPMIKKGTQVSVRTRVGEVCSGTHLVLSLDAVVVSDEEDGFLDVVYKVKFPLDDPFRPVRVATDKVKVIPPAAPSAASTVTTKAAAPRCFKSADKGGARPATVAGKWNLCDC
- the LOC102706116 gene encoding squamosa promoter-binding-like protein 13 encodes the protein MDRRDRHRKNSSSSSSSSSSSAASMAALAAAAAAGDSRAALPPRVVEEEEEGKPTVVVAPSLVTVVGSSSSSASAGAAGAGGASSSYSNSVAAASTRRGGGRAGGAASGSVGPRCQVERCGIDLTEAGKYNRRHKVCQTHSKEPVVLVAGLRQRFCQQCSRFHELEAFDDMKKSCRNRLTGHNERRRKSAADTHAGRSGENCRNGADHDGRGHPGPGPGPGPFQIR